A single window of Brevundimonas naejangsanensis DNA harbors:
- a CDS encoding S46 family peptidase — MRHMLFASAAVLAFAAASSAKAEEGMWTYDNFPIPRANQTLGTNIDQAWLDRVRLSSVKFGGCSAGVISAEGLVMTNNHCVSSCVANLSTPQLQYNETGFTPKSREEELQCPGASAEILTDITDVTARVQKAGAGLDGQAYTQAREAEAGRIETEACGDDAKIRCQVVSLYRGGQFKLYKFRKYSDVRLAWAPEDRAATFGGDLDNFSFPRFAIDAAFIRLYEDGKPAATPTHFTWNPNKPTEGEPVFVTGNPGSTQRLLTQAQLMTIRDVVLPLDQLIASELRGRLIRYSEEGEDQAFIAMDPLSGVENTYKRGRGRMAALIDPAFMDQLAGQETVFRRGVAENEALSAEVGDPWAVLAQVQPIARELYAPMALLEGGTGMGTTSVAGGSPLFSWARAIVRGAQERAKPSDQRLPEFADSRLPGVQSSLFAARPTYPELEQIRLEWWLSKTREWLTVDSPYVRTLLGKESPEGLAARLVEGTKLADPAVRRALWEGGLPAVQASTDPLIQYVLAIDADARAVRADWDNKVKAPTDRASEQLSAARFAVFGDAVYPDATGTLRLTYGRVEGTDVPGQRIPAFTTFAGLWDRATGAEPFNVAPKLLAAKDRIDPNAVMNMAVSSDTIGGSSGSPAVNAKGEIIGANFDSTVLTQRNAYGYDRNVNRSVIVTTQAVTTALRDVYGMDHLIQELGVQ; from the coding sequence ATGCGTCACATGCTGTTCGCCTCGGCCGCCGTCCTGGCCTTCGCCGCCGCCTCTTCCGCCAAGGCAGAGGAGGGCATGTGGACCTATGACAACTTCCCCATCCCCCGCGCCAATCAGACCTTGGGCACCAATATCGATCAGGCCTGGCTGGACCGCGTGCGCCTGTCGTCGGTGAAGTTCGGCGGCTGCTCGGCGGGCGTCATCTCGGCCGAGGGGCTGGTGATGACCAACAACCACTGCGTCTCGTCCTGCGTCGCCAACCTGTCGACGCCCCAGCTTCAGTATAATGAGACCGGCTTCACCCCCAAGAGCCGCGAGGAAGAGCTGCAATGCCCCGGCGCCTCTGCGGAAATCCTGACCGACATCACCGACGTCACCGCGCGGGTCCAGAAGGCGGGCGCCGGGCTGGACGGCCAGGCCTACACCCAGGCGCGCGAGGCCGAGGCCGGCCGCATCGAAACCGAAGCCTGCGGCGACGACGCCAAGATCCGCTGTCAGGTCGTCAGCCTGTATCGCGGCGGCCAGTTCAAACTCTACAAGTTCCGCAAATACTCCGACGTGCGTCTGGCCTGGGCGCCGGAAGACCGCGCCGCGACCTTCGGTGGCGATCTGGACAACTTCTCCTTCCCGCGCTTCGCCATCGATGCCGCCTTCATCCGCCTGTATGAAGACGGCAAGCCCGCTGCGACCCCGACCCACTTCACCTGGAACCCGAACAAGCCGACCGAGGGCGAGCCCGTCTTCGTCACCGGCAACCCCGGCTCGACCCAGCGTCTGCTGACGCAGGCCCAGCTGATGACCATCCGCGACGTGGTCCTGCCGCTGGACCAGCTGATCGCCTCCGAGCTGCGCGGGCGTCTGATCCGCTATTCGGAAGAGGGCGAGGATCAGGCCTTCATCGCCATGGACCCGCTGTCGGGCGTCGAGAACACCTATAAGCGCGGGCGCGGCCGGATGGCCGCTCTGATCGACCCGGCCTTCATGGATCAACTGGCCGGCCAGGAAACGGTTTTCCGTCGCGGCGTGGCCGAGAACGAGGCCCTGTCGGCCGAGGTCGGCGATCCCTGGGCCGTTTTGGCGCAGGTCCAGCCGATCGCACGCGAGCTCTACGCCCCGATGGCCCTGCTGGAAGGCGGCACCGGCATGGGCACCACCTCGGTGGCGGGCGGCTCGCCCCTGTTCAGCTGGGCGCGAGCCATCGTGCGCGGGGCGCAGGAGCGCGCCAAGCCGTCGGATCAGCGCCTGCCCGAGTTCGCCGACAGCCGCCTGCCGGGCGTCCAGTCCAGCCTGTTCGCCGCCCGCCCGACCTATCCGGAGCTGGAGCAGATCCGGCTGGAATGGTGGCTGTCCAAGACGCGCGAATGGCTGACCGTCGACAGCCCTTATGTCCGCACCCTGCTGGGCAAGGAGAGCCCCGAAGGCCTGGCCGCCCGTCTGGTCGAAGGCACCAAGCTGGCCGATCCGGCCGTGCGCCGCGCCCTGTGGGAAGGCGGTCTGCCCGCCGTCCAGGCCTCGACCGATCCGCTGATCCAGTACGTCCTGGCCATCGACGCCGACGCCCGCGCCGTGCGCGCTGACTGGGACAACAAGGTCAAGGCGCCGACCGACCGCGCCTCGGAACAGCTGTCCGCCGCCCGCTTCGCCGTCTTCGGCGACGCCGTCTATCCGGACGCCACGGGCACCCTGCGCCTGACCTACGGCCGGGTCGAGGGGACCGACGTGCCGGGCCAGCGCATCCCCGCCTTCACCACCTTCGCCGGCCTGTGGGACCGGGCGACCGGCGCCGAGCCGTTCAACGTCGCGCCCAAGCTGCTGGCCGCCAAGGACCGCATCGACCCCAACGCGGTGATGAACATGGCGGTCTCGTCCGACACCATCGGCGGCTCGTCGGGCTCGCCCGCCGTCAACGCCAAGGGAGAGATCATCGGCGCCAACTTCGACTCCACCGTCCTGACCCAGCGCAACGCCTACGGCTATGACCGCAACGTCAACCGCAGCGTCATCGTCACCACCCAGGCCGTGACCACGGCCCTGCGCGACGTTTACGGCATGGATCACCTGATCCAGGAGTTGGGCGTCCAGTGA